The genomic region AGACACGAggagcttggatggagagagctaGGAAGATGACTCTTGCCCAAACACACCAGAAAAAATTGTGATTCAGAGGAGGCCAACATGAAAAAAAAAGCTACACACACATACACACACACACTAGTCTAGCTAACTTTGGAACATCCAACCAGAGGAGGAGATCATGCAGCATCTTCATCTTTATATAAGGCTGCCCCCCTCCTCTCCTTTGCTATTCAGTGTAGCCAGCAGGTAGCTGCATCAGCTAGCTAGCTAGATAGACACTTAGACAGGCATAAAACCATCTCGGGCACTCGTTCCCTGCACAAGTGTAGGAGAGAGCTGAGGCCTGCTGGCCATGGACACCACCAGCAAGAAAGCCTACGGGGTTGCCGTCGTCATACAGCTCATCTACACCGGCATGTACGTCGTCTCCAAGGCGGCATTCGACCATGGCATGAGCACCtacgtgttcatcttctaccgcCAGGCGGCCGCCACTGCGCTGTTGCTCCCCATAGCCATTGTGCTTGAAAGGTATAACAGCTCAACAGCCGACTCAACTTGACTAAGGATAAGCAGCAGCAGTCTACTCTGCATAATTAAAACTGCAAATTGCTTTTTTCCCCATGTGATGAATATATAATAGCTTGGTGAAATTGCTGATATCGATATATCTGTGATTGATTCGATCGCAGGAAGAATGCACCACCCATGTCATTCAGGCTGTTTTTGAAGCTGTTCTTCTATGCATTGCTTGGGTATGTAACTGACATTACATCCATCCAATCAGTGGTATCAGCAGCTTCCTGTTACTGAATACAACTACTGATGGTTAACACCATATTGTATACATATATGACATGTATGTATGTGGTGTCTCCTTTTGAACTTTTTGTAGCAACACATTGAGCATGAATCTGTACAACATAAGCCTCAAGTACACCTCTGCAACAGTGGCATCGGCAACGAGCAACTCTGTCCCTGTGGTCACCTTCTTCCTGGCAGTCCTGTTAAGGTATATACATAAAGCAGAAAAAGGAACTCATCATTAGCTAGCACACCTATGTCACTATTATGTTCATTCACATATATATTATGCATGCAGGCTGGAAGTGGTTCGGCTGAGAAGCCCGTCAGGCATGGCGAAGGCGGCGGGCGTGGCGCTGTGCCTGGCCGGGGTCCTGACCATCGCGCTGTACACTGGGCCGTCGATGAGCCCGGTGAACCACCACCGCGCCTTCGCGGCGCACCAGCAGCACCCCCATCCCCATGccgatggcggcggcggcggcaaggggacGTGGATCAAGGGCACGTTCCTGATGCTGCTGTCCAACACGACGTGGTCCCTCTGGATCGTGCTGCAGGCGTCGCTgctcaaggagtaccccaacaagctgCTGTCCACGCTGGTGCAGTGCGCGCTCAGCACCGCCCAGTCCTTCCTCCTCGCCGTCGCCGTCGAGCGGGACCCCGCCGCCTGGAAGCTGCAGCTCGACGTCGGCCTCCTCGCCGTCGCCTACTCCGTGAGTAGCTAGCTAAGCACTAGCAGCAGCAGTCGTATTAGACAGATGAATCGAAAGCAACGTACGACGATGAATTAATGTACTAACAATATATGCGTGCGTGCATATATGTGTGGTATGCAGGGTCTGGTGGTGACGGGCGTGTCGTTCTACCTGCAGGCGTGGTGCATCGAGAAGCGCGGGCCCGTGTTCCTGGCCATGTCCAACCCGCTGGGCCTGCTGCTCACCATCTTCTGCTCCTCCTTCTTCCTCGGCGAGATCGTGCGCCTGGGCAGCCTCCTCGGCAGCGGCCTCCTCGTCGGAGGGCTCTACAGCGTCCTCTGGGGCAAGAGCAAGGACCACCTCCACCAGGAGCATCAAGACGACGAAgagaagcagcagcagcagccgagcGCAGCAGGCGGAGACAACCAGAAGCAGCTCAAGGAGCAGTTCGCAATGGAGCCATCATCGCCACTGCGCCATCAGTCCGGATGATGAGGAATGGTCTACGCGTGTATGTGTGTGAGTAGGTTCTACGTACGTGCCTATGTCTTAATGTCTATGTGGTGGGTCTGGGCGTATCCAACTCCGATGCACATGGATGGTCTCTTGTTCGCCCGATGACGATCGTCCTCTCCTCTCTTCTGGACATGCATATTGCTTTTCTAATTGGGCCAAAATTGTAGCAGCTAGCTAGCCCACTGGCCGAGCACATAGCCCATCTGGGACGTATCGATGCCGCGTCGCTTGTATGTGCCGGTACATTATCACAATAGTCAAAAATTAATATAAAACAAATCTACGTGGTAAAAAATCACTATAACATTAATATTATATTAAGGTTGATATAAACatttaatattattataaatacaCCGACTCAACAGCACAATCACAAAACAATAATATGTGATACATTATTTAAGTTTGTA from Zea mays cultivar B73 chromosome 6, Zm-B73-REFERENCE-NAM-5.0, whole genome shotgun sequence harbors:
- the LOC100283502 gene encoding nodulin-like protein; translated protein: MDTTSKKAYGVAVVIQLIYTGMYVVSKAAFDHGMSTYVFIFYRQAAATALLLPIAIVLERKNAPPMSFRLFLKLFFYALLGNTLSMNLYNISLKYTSATVASATSNSVPVVTFFLAVLLRLEVVRLRSPSGMAKAAGVALCLAGVLTIALYTGPSMSPVNHHRAFAAHQQHPHPHADGGGGGKGTWIKGTFLMLLSNTTWSLWIVLQASLLKEYPNKLLSTLVQCALSTAQSFLLAVAVERDPAAWKLQLDVGLLAVAYSGLVVTGVSFYLQAWCIEKRGPVFLAMSNPLGLLLTIFCSSFFLGEIVRLGSLLGSGLLVGGLYSVLWGKSKDHLHQEHQDDEEKQQQQPSAAGGDNQKQLKEQFAMEPSSPLRHQSG